The Prosthecobacter dejongeii genome contains a region encoding:
- a CDS encoding thiol-disulfide oxidoreductase DCC family protein produces MKTLTVFYDAHCGLCSQVRGWLSRQPAYVRLEFVPYDSPEAAHRLPSIRHLQADQEIVVMADSGEVWQGGGAWVTCLWALKEYRAWSARLANPAMQRLARGIVHSISQHRYRLSYLMGFQSDAEILRLAQGHESSRSPRVLHDLDLID; encoded by the coding sequence ATGAAAACCCTCACCGTCTTCTATGATGCCCATTGTGGCTTATGCTCGCAGGTCAGGGGGTGGCTCAGCCGTCAGCCAGCGTATGTCAGGCTGGAATTTGTCCCTTATGATTCGCCTGAAGCTGCACATCGGCTTCCTAGCATCCGGCATTTGCAGGCGGACCAAGAAATCGTCGTCATGGCGGATAGCGGAGAGGTCTGGCAGGGGGGCGGTGCGTGGGTAACCTGCCTTTGGGCACTCAAAGAGTATCGCGCTTGGTCAGCGCGTTTAGCCAACCCAGCCATGCAGCGATTGGCCAGGGGCATTGTTCACTCGATTTCGCAGCATCGTTACAGGCTCTCTTACCTCATGGGATTCCAGAGCGATGCGGAGATATTGAGGCTCGCTCAAGGCCATGAAAGTTCACGTTCACCGCGTGTTTTGCATGATCTAGACCTCATTGATTGA
- a CDS encoding GbsR/MarR family transcriptional regulator, which translates to MRDEAANWETSREEFIAQWGALGSNWGINRTMAQIHALLMTAPECMHTEEIMERLQVSRGNANTNLRELVGWGLVRSVLKKGERREYFEAEKDVWKMFITIARERKRRELDPALSVLKSCAEQTKEEPSGPGKDFHRQMKELQEFVEFGMKVSDTVSGMKHSSALQWAMRLLS; encoded by the coding sequence ATGAGGGATGAAGCTGCCAATTGGGAAACCTCGCGAGAGGAGTTCATTGCGCAGTGGGGAGCCCTCGGCAGCAACTGGGGCATCAACCGCACCATGGCTCAAATCCACGCGCTGCTGATGACCGCCCCTGAGTGCATGCACACGGAAGAGATCATGGAACGCCTCCAGGTCAGTCGTGGCAATGCCAATACCAATCTTCGTGAGTTGGTCGGATGGGGGCTGGTGCGCAGTGTTCTAAAAAAGGGCGAACGCCGCGAATACTTTGAGGCTGAGAAGGATGTTTGGAAGATGTTTATCACCATCGCGCGGGAGCGCAAACGCCGTGAACTGGACCCAGCGCTGTCGGTCCTCAAAAGCTGTGCAGAGCAGACCAAAGAAGAACCTAGCGGCCCCGGGAAAGACTTTCACCGACAGATGAAGGAGCTCCAGGAGTTCGTCGAATTCGGCATGAAGGTTTCAGACACCGTCTCAGGCATGAAACACTCCTCAGCCCTTCAGTGGGCCATGCGTCTGTTAAGCTGA
- a CDS encoding NAD-dependent deacylase, translated as MAGLTHPNLVVLTGAGLSAESGVPTFRGVDGLWEGYQIEEVASPDAFRRTPELVHRFYNLRRAALHTVEPNPAHQALARLEQGWPGSFLHVTQNVDDLNERAGAQKLCHMHGELRKVRCLWCRNVMPWEADLDCSTACPICEKAGKMRPDIVWFGEIPYYIEEITQALETVDIFICIGTSGVVYPAAGFARQAASKGAKRLIEINLESTEISSHFTERRAGSASVEVPRLVDELLAGAEAL; from the coding sequence ATGGCTGGCCTCACACATCCAAATCTAGTGGTCCTGACCGGGGCTGGTCTTTCGGCTGAATCCGGTGTGCCCACCTTTCGTGGGGTGGATGGCTTATGGGAAGGCTATCAAATCGAAGAAGTTGCTTCACCGGATGCCTTTCGCCGAACGCCCGAATTGGTGCATCGGTTCTACAATCTACGCCGTGCCGCACTCCACACCGTGGAGCCCAATCCCGCGCATCAGGCTCTGGCTAGGCTGGAGCAAGGCTGGCCAGGTTCTTTTCTCCATGTGACTCAAAATGTGGATGACCTGAATGAACGGGCGGGTGCCCAAAAGCTGTGCCACATGCATGGAGAGTTGCGGAAGGTGCGCTGCCTCTGGTGCCGAAATGTCATGCCTTGGGAGGCAGATTTGGATTGCTCTACGGCTTGCCCCATCTGTGAAAAGGCAGGGAAGATGCGGCCTGACATTGTCTGGTTTGGTGAGATACCTTATTACATCGAGGAAATCACCCAGGCGCTCGAAACGGTGGATATCTTCATTTGCATCGGTACTTCGGGCGTCGTTTACCCGGCCGCAGGCTTTGCCCGACAGGCCGCGTCGAAGGGCGCTAAGCGGCTGATCGAGATTAACCTCGAATCAACTGAGATTAGCAGCCATTTCACCGAGCGTCGTGCTGGCTCGGCCAGTGTGGAAGTGCCGCGCCTAGTGGATGAACTCTTGGCAGGTGCTGAGGCACTTTGA
- a CDS encoding HD domain-containing protein produces MRLNEPSPDSDIQLSRWSHLWKAIPAEGDGHSCFGDLVNAYSQPHRHYHNLRHLSECLAELDEVKSLAHDPLALEVALWFHDAVYDSQSSSDNEALSADLAMDALSTGGVASDFIQQVRSLILLTKKHVPDTTQDAALMCDIDLAILGKDEPQFWAYEKAIRQEYVHVPLADYLVGRSRVLQDFLQRPQLYATPHFHERYEAKARRNLSASIACLSAGQIA; encoded by the coding sequence ATGAGACTGAATGAGCCTTCCCCAGATTCTGACATCCAACTCTCGCGTTGGTCACATCTTTGGAAGGCCATTCCAGCTGAGGGAGATGGCCACAGCTGCTTTGGCGATTTGGTGAATGCTTATTCGCAACCGCATCGCCATTATCATAATCTGCGGCATTTGAGTGAATGCCTTGCTGAATTGGATGAGGTGAAGTCCCTGGCACATGACCCCTTGGCTCTGGAAGTAGCTCTATGGTTTCACGATGCTGTCTATGACTCACAATCGAGTTCAGACAATGAAGCGCTCAGTGCAGACTTGGCCATGGATGCTTTGAGTACAGGTGGTGTAGCCAGCGACTTCATCCAGCAGGTGCGGTCCCTCATTCTGCTGACAAAAAAGCATGTCCCAGATACCACGCAGGATGCGGCCCTGATGTGTGATATTGACCTCGCCATCCTGGGCAAGGATGAGCCCCAGTTTTGGGCCTATGAAAAGGCGATTCGGCAAGAGTATGTGCATGTCCCCCTTGCGGATTATTTGGTGGGTCGCAGTCGTGTCTTGCAGGACTTTTTACAGCGTCCGCAGCTCTATGCCACACCTCATTTCCACGAGCGATACGAGGCGAAGGCACGGCGCAATCTATCAGCCTCCATCGCATGTCTATCAGCAGGTCAGATCGCGTAA
- a CDS encoding alkaline phosphatase D family protein: MTPPVYPLVPARVSSRRSFVTGSASLALAALACERAFGAVKSAPKFSSYPFTLGVASGDPTADGMVLWTRLAPKPLEGGGMEPVPVEVSWQVSEDEGMTKIVRQGTAIATPEWGHSVHVEVDGLRPERWYWYQFKAGGEVSPKGRTRTFPAKETLPEKLRFAFASCQHFETGLFTAYEHMAKEDLDLVVHLGDYIYEKEGLDGRVRKHTGPEINTLEAYRNRHAQYKGDPALQAMHAIVPWLVTWDDHEVDNNYASDISEEKDVKKEDFLLRRAAAYQAYYEHMPLRRSAMPKGPDMLLYRNVSYGRLADFHVLDTRQYRSDQPCGDGSKPLCAEALNPNSSLLGVIQRDWLFEGLAKSPSTWNVLAQQVMMGLADRKVGEEKGYSMDQWPSCEMERRRILKYFDEQRISNPVVLTGDIHSNWANNLLTDFDDLESKVVATEFVGTSISSGGDGLLKPKTLDAIYAENPFVKFHSAERGYVSCEVTPQHWKTNYQAVEYVTRPGAPLITRTSFAVEAGKAGLQQA, encoded by the coding sequence ATGACACCCCCCGTTTATCCCCTGGTCCCTGCGCGCGTTTCCAGCCGCCGTTCTTTCGTCACCGGCTCAGCCTCACTGGCGCTGGCGGCTTTGGCTTGTGAACGTGCCTTTGGCGCCGTGAAATCTGCGCCCAAGTTTTCCAGCTACCCTTTTACCCTGGGTGTGGCATCGGGAGACCCGACGGCGGATGGCATGGTGCTCTGGACACGCTTAGCCCCCAAGCCCTTGGAGGGCGGGGGGATGGAGCCTGTGCCAGTGGAGGTTTCCTGGCAGGTTTCGGAAGATGAGGGCATGACCAAAATCGTCCGTCAAGGCACCGCCATCGCGACACCTGAGTGGGGGCATTCCGTGCATGTGGAGGTGGATGGGCTGCGGCCAGAACGCTGGTATTGGTATCAATTTAAAGCCGGGGGTGAGGTGAGTCCCAAGGGCCGCACGCGGACTTTCCCCGCGAAAGAAACGTTGCCGGAAAAACTGCGTTTCGCCTTCGCTTCCTGTCAGCATTTTGAGACGGGTCTCTTCACGGCCTATGAGCACATGGCGAAGGAGGACCTGGACCTCGTCGTCCATCTCGGTGACTACATTTATGAAAAGGAAGGGCTGGATGGACGCGTGCGCAAACACACCGGGCCAGAGATCAATACTTTGGAGGCTTACCGCAATCGCCACGCACAGTATAAAGGAGATCCTGCCCTTCAGGCCATGCATGCCATTGTCCCTTGGTTAGTCACCTGGGATGACCATGAAGTGGACAATAATTATGCGAGTGACATCTCCGAAGAAAAGGACGTCAAAAAAGAAGACTTCCTGCTCCGCCGTGCTGCCGCTTATCAGGCCTACTATGAGCACATGCCTCTGCGCCGCAGCGCCATGCCTAAAGGGCCAGACATGCTGCTTTATCGCAATGTGAGTTATGGCCGCCTCGCCGATTTCCATGTACTGGACACTCGTCAGTATCGCAGTGATCAGCCCTGTGGGGATGGCAGCAAGCCTCTTTGCGCCGAAGCTTTGAATCCGAATTCCAGCCTACTTGGCGTCATCCAGCGAGATTGGTTGTTTGAAGGTCTGGCTAAGTCTCCCTCTACCTGGAACGTCCTGGCTCAGCAAGTCATGATGGGGCTCGCCGATCGCAAGGTCGGCGAAGAAAAAGGCTACAGCATGGACCAGTGGCCGAGCTGTGAGATGGAGCGCCGCCGCATCCTGAAATACTTCGATGAACAGCGCATCTCCAATCCTGTGGTGCTGACTGGGGACATCCATAGCAACTGGGCGAACAACCTCCTCACCGACTTCGATGATTTGGAGTCGAAAGTGGTCGCCACAGAGTTCGTTGGCACCTCCATCAGTTCAGGGGGCGATGGCTTGCTGAAACCTAAGACCCTGGATGCCATCTATGCCGAGAATCCCTTCGTCAAATTCCACAGCGCGGAACGCGGTTATGTGAGTTGTGAGGTCACGCCCCAGCATTGGAAAACGAACTATCAGGCCGTGGAATATGTGACCCGCCCTGGTGCTCCTTTGATCACTCGCACCTCCTTTGCCGTGGAGGCAGGTAAGGCAGGTCTTCAGCAGGCCTAA